The following proteins are encoded in a genomic region of Haloarcula salinisoli:
- a CDS encoding DUF7557 family protein, with amino-acid sequence MSTSIRISEETKAKLEAVKQDDETFDELLDRLAITRTEEDVREMAGFAEEGIEEHMKQTNEELSDSLDENSRR; translated from the coding sequence ATGAGCACGTCGATTCGCATCTCTGAGGAGACGAAAGCGAAACTCGAGGCGGTGAAACAGGACGACGAGACGTTCGACGAGTTGCTGGACCGACTCGCAATCACCCGAACTGAGGAAGACGTACGTGAAATGGCTGGATTCGCTGAGGAGGGAATCGAGGAACACATGAAACAGACGAACGAAGAGCTGTCCGACTCGCTCGACGAGAACAGCCGTCGATGA